One Pseudoalteromonas sp. UG3-2 DNA window includes the following coding sequences:
- a CDS encoding TonB-dependent receptor domain-containing protein: protein MKINTLSSSIKAALALGATVAVVSPTAFAEEETADSQNVERIEVTGSRISRVDLETTQPVETIDSDYISKRGTTNLAAVLEEVPGIELAATSNLESNEAASSQGVGQSTVNLYGLGSQRTLTLVNGSRFVSSNSPVGGGSAPGSQVDVNNIPVSLIERVEVVKVGGAPVYGSDAVAGVVNFILKTDYEGAEFSADLTNVNEAGKYDKSFRGLFGGNFHEDKGNLVFNFEYQEQKSILAAELPSWTDQWSGYTPLGDDAVLDADGNPVVGQRRLYPNGRAGILSNSGLITPGSVAVTNLGLGAWPDGSFLQFDPSGNGQLIPFDTGTATGNQVWSSGGDGLNLAESNTAREGYERFNFTIHGNYKLTDEVNMSVLGFFNSSDAINSGYQPNKYSSGLFGGLGGALKFDTSYPYLSAESKERLEGYLGGPGEFYMHKAWTSLGKRRIINESDVRSLKIGFDGYFDLGEHEWKWDVFYQQGVSKIFSQDYNINENRFLASIDVGYNNGAIDCKANYVDGYHDKFTTSGFGVTETQSLLGEVGKCVAFNPFGQASQEVLDYITYPAMGHSRQEQDILQAFTTGDIVELPAGYLAAAFGYERRTEKASFTEDGTNTLNSGLANASTAGSYTTKDIFAEFSVPLVSDDMDIPLVASLGLDASFRRIDNDTAGKDNVWSVGLNYQPIRDIMVRANYSETVRAPSVTELFLPVIQDSQFGTDPCDINNLDKGPNPSARRANCEAAGVPDGYKAVSGNASRVGTTGGNINLESEKAEGLNIGLVYAPEWFEGFSFKVDYIKIDIEDAIVDFTLTDILNACYDSTNFPNDFCGKFKRGSDFQIPANNAFESGYVNAALQEFETYEYEFMFKRPLNEYPLIGSLIPEGSGELALRSRLYNLKKDAESNTGFDFQDNTGEYTNPDWRGDLKIDYTLEDLNVYFDVDYYGEGNRNNDSDNLYDYIDQNGNPYDTIESKTVYNLGGSYYINDNAVVRLRIDNVFDWYPSVRELSVTRTTYGRVYSVGFTYKF from the coding sequence ATGAAGATAAATACACTCTCATCATCAATAAAAGCTGCTTTAGCACTTGGTGCAACTGTTGCAGTTGTATCTCCAACAGCTTTTGCAGAAGAAGAAACTGCCGACTCACAAAATGTTGAACGTATTGAAGTCACGGGTTCGCGTATCTCACGCGTCGACTTGGAAACAACTCAACCTGTTGAAACAATCGATTCGGACTATATTAGTAAAAGAGGTACTACTAATCTAGCAGCGGTATTAGAGGAAGTACCAGGTATAGAACTTGCTGCAACATCAAACCTTGAAAGCAACGAAGCCGCTAGTTCTCAAGGTGTTGGTCAAAGTACTGTAAACTTGTACGGTCTTGGCTCTCAACGTACTCTTACTCTAGTTAATGGTTCTCGCTTCGTTTCAAGTAATTCACCTGTTGGCGGAGGCAGTGCTCCAGGAAGTCAGGTGGATGTTAATAACATACCTGTATCTTTAATCGAAAGAGTAGAAGTGGTTAAAGTAGGTGGTGCTCCTGTCTATGGCTCTGACGCTGTTGCAGGTGTTGTTAACTTCATATTGAAAACTGATTACGAAGGTGCTGAGTTCTCTGCAGACTTGACCAATGTTAATGAAGCAGGTAAGTACGACAAATCATTCCGTGGCTTATTTGGCGGAAACTTTCATGAAGATAAAGGTAACCTTGTATTTAACTTTGAATATCAAGAGCAAAAAAGCATCTTAGCAGCAGAACTGCCTTCATGGACCGATCAGTGGTCAGGTTATACACCTTTAGGTGATGATGCAGTGCTTGACGCAGATGGTAACCCTGTTGTTGGTCAACGTCGCTTATATCCCAATGGTCGCGCTGGTATTCTATCAAATTCAGGCCTTATCACACCTGGAAGTGTCGCTGTAACTAATTTAGGTTTAGGTGCATGGCCAGATGGCTCTTTCCTTCAATTTGATCCAAGTGGTAATGGCCAGCTTATTCCATTTGACACTGGTACAGCAACAGGTAACCAAGTTTGGTCTTCTGGAGGTGACGGCCTAAATCTAGCAGAATCAAATACAGCTCGTGAAGGTTATGAGCGTTTCAACTTTACTATCCATGGTAATTACAAATTAACAGATGAAGTTAATATGTCTGTTTTAGGCTTCTTTAACTCATCAGATGCCATTAATAGTGGTTATCAGCCAAACAAATATAGCTCAGGTTTATTTGGTGGCCTAGGTGGCGCGTTGAAATTCGATACTAGCTACCCGTACCTTTCTGCAGAGTCTAAAGAAAGACTTGAAGGTTACCTTGGTGGCCCAGGTGAGTTCTACATGCACAAAGCTTGGACTTCATTAGGTAAGCGTAGAATTATCAATGAGTCTGATGTAAGAAGTTTGAAAATTGGCTTCGATGGCTACTTTGATCTTGGCGAACATGAATGGAAATGGGATGTATTTTATCAACAAGGCGTAAGTAAAATATTTTCTCAAGATTATAACATTAATGAAAACCGTTTCTTAGCTTCGATTGATGTTGGTTATAATAATGGCGCAATTGATTGTAAAGCTAACTATGTAGATGGTTATCATGATAAGTTCACTACCTCAGGATTCGGCGTAACAGAAACACAATCGCTGTTGGGCGAAGTTGGTAAGTGTGTTGCTTTCAATCCTTTTGGTCAAGCATCTCAAGAAGTTCTTGATTACATTACCTACCCTGCAATGGGCCACTCTCGACAGGAGCAAGACATTCTGCAAGCCTTCACAACTGGTGACATTGTTGAACTTCCTGCCGGTTATTTAGCTGCAGCATTTGGTTATGAAAGACGTACAGAAAAAGCTAGCTTTACTGAAGATGGTACAAATACTCTAAATAGTGGTTTGGCTAACGCTTCTACTGCAGGTTCATACACTACTAAAGACATATTTGCAGAATTTAGTGTACCTCTTGTCTCTGATGATATGGATATCCCTCTAGTTGCTTCTTTGGGTCTAGATGCTTCTTTTAGAAGAATAGACAATGATACAGCTGGTAAAGATAATGTATGGTCTGTTGGACTTAACTATCAGCCGATTAGAGACATCATGGTTAGGGCTAACTATTCAGAAACAGTTAGAGCGCCATCTGTTACTGAGCTATTTTTACCAGTAATTCAAGACTCTCAATTCGGTACGGATCCTTGTGATATCAATAACCTTGATAAAGGTCCTAACCCTTCAGCACGTAGAGCGAACTGTGAGGCTGCTGGCGTGCCTGATGGTTATAAAGCAGTTTCTGGTAATGCTTCAAGAGTTGGTACAACCGGTGGTAATATTAACCTTGAAAGTGAAAAAGCTGAAGGTTTAAACATTGGTCTTGTATACGCTCCAGAGTGGTTCGAAGGCTTTAGCTTTAAAGTCGATTACATTAAGATCGATATTGAAGATGCGATTGTTGACTTTACTTTGACAGATATTTTAAATGCCTGTTACGACTCTACTAATTTCCCTAATGATTTCTGTGGCAAGTTTAAGCGTGGTTCTGATTTCCAGATCCCTGCTAACAATGCTTTTGAATCTGGCTATGTTAACGCTGCACTTCAAGAGTTTGAAACTTATGAATATGAATTTATGTTCAAACGCCCATTGAATGAGTACCCATTGATTGGCAGTTTAATTCCAGAGGGTTCAGGTGAATTAGCGCTGCGTTCACGCCTGTATAATCTTAAGAAAGATGCTGAGTCAAACACTGGCTTCGACTTTCAAGATAATACTGGCGAGTACACCAACCCTGATTGGCGTGGAGACCTGAAGATAGATTATACACTTGAAGATCTAAACGTATACTTCGATGTTGATTACTATGGTGAAGGTAACCGTAACAATGACTCAGACAATTTGTATGATTACATCGATCAGAACGGTAACCCGTATGACACGATAGAATCTAAAACTGTTTATAATTTAGGTGGCTCTTACTACATAAATGATAACGCAGTGGTTCGCTTACGTATCGACAATGTGTTTGATTGGTACCCCAGCGTACGTGAGTTATCAGTTACAAGAACAACTTATGGTCGCGTTTACAGCGTAGGCTTTACATATAAGTTTTAA
- the astE gene encoding succinylglutamate desuccinylase, with protein sequence MTYLQNLKQTGDFLSITRSNEFSLPAASFTLENGTHVEVLDTGVIQFTPVDKGTKDIVLSSAIHGNETAPIEICDELIQQIITGELKLAQRVLFIFGNPKSINIGKRFVDENLNRLFNGAHQNKSDNPEQVRAQKLEQYVSDFFNAEEAGRYRCHYDLHTAIRGSKNEKFAVYPYLHGKPWKKSQLQFLLSCGVNTVLMMSSAATTFSYYSSRQFGADAFTIELGQVKPFSENDMAKFAKTKATLKALISQESVEYKEYNAEDFEIFTVHRTINRTNTDFSFSFPDSAVNFTGFKQGDLLARDGDKEYFAEVDGEAIIFPNANVALGQRALLTVIPLESQENFI encoded by the coding sequence ATGACGTACTTACAAAATTTAAAACAAACCGGTGATTTTCTTAGCATAACCAGAAGTAACGAGTTTTCATTGCCTGCAGCTAGCTTTACCCTTGAAAATGGTACCCATGTTGAGGTTTTGGATACTGGCGTTATTCAGTTTACTCCCGTTGATAAGGGCACAAAAGATATTGTGCTTTCTAGCGCAATTCACGGCAACGAAACAGCACCTATCGAGATTTGTGACGAGTTAATTCAGCAGATCATAACTGGCGAATTAAAGCTTGCACAGCGCGTGTTATTTATTTTTGGCAACCCAAAATCAATTAACATCGGTAAGCGTTTTGTCGATGAAAATCTTAATCGTTTGTTCAACGGCGCGCACCAAAATAAATCAGACAACCCAGAACAAGTTCGAGCGCAAAAACTAGAGCAATACGTCAGTGACTTTTTCAACGCAGAGGAAGCAGGGCGTTACCGCTGTCATTATGATCTACATACGGCGATACGCGGCTCTAAAAATGAAAAGTTCGCGGTGTATCCTTATTTGCATGGTAAACCGTGGAAGAAATCTCAATTACAGTTTTTACTTTCGTGTGGGGTCAATACTGTGTTGATGATGAGCAGTGCGGCCACCACCTTTAGTTACTATTCATCGCGACAATTCGGTGCCGATGCCTTTACCATTGAGCTGGGCCAGGTTAAGCCATTTAGTGAAAATGACATGGCCAAGTTTGCTAAAACCAAGGCCACGCTAAAAGCATTAATTAGCCAGGAATCGGTAGAATATAAGGAATATAATGCAGAGGACTTCGAAATCTTCACTGTACACCGCACCATAAACCGTACCAACACGGATTTCTCGTTTTCTTTCCCTGACTCCGCAGTAAACTTTACCGGATTTAAGCAAGGTGATTTACTCGCAAGAGACGGAGACAAAGAATACTTTGCGGAAGTGGATGGCGAGGCGATTATTTTCCCCAATGCCAATGTGGCTTTGGGCCAGCGTGCATTGTTAACCGTTATTCCGTTAGAGTCTCAAGAAAACTTTATTTAA
- a CDS encoding alpha-ketoacid dehydrogenase subunit beta: MAKMNMLHAINSALDITMAEHPQACIFGEDVGYFGGVFRATSGLQEKYGKHRVFNTPLTEQGILGFANGLAAFGAPALAEIQFADYIFPAFDQIVNESAKFRYRSGNEFNVGNLTIRAPYGGGIAGGLYHSQSPEAYFAHTPGLKIVVPRNPYQAKGLLRACIKDDNPVLFFEPKRLYRASVGEVPEEDYSIEIGKAEVISEGKDITLLAWGAQMEIIEQAAKKAEEAGISCEVIDLRSILPWDVDTVAQSVIKTGRLVVSHEAPITNGFGAEIAATIQKECFLHLESPIERVCGLDTPYPLALEKEYVPDAHKVFAAIKRSMEF; this comes from the coding sequence ATGGCTAAAATGAACATGTTACACGCCATTAATTCGGCGTTAGATATCACCATGGCAGAGCATCCGCAAGCGTGTATCTTTGGTGAAGATGTGGGCTACTTTGGTGGCGTATTCCGTGCCACTTCAGGCCTACAAGAAAAATACGGCAAACACAGAGTATTTAATACGCCATTGACTGAGCAAGGCATTTTGGGTTTTGCTAACGGTCTTGCGGCGTTTGGCGCGCCAGCGCTGGCAGAAATTCAGTTTGCTGATTACATTTTCCCAGCCTTTGACCAGATTGTGAATGAATCAGCTAAATTCCGTTACCGTTCTGGTAATGAGTTTAATGTTGGTAATTTGACTATTCGTGCACCATACGGTGGTGGTATTGCCGGTGGTTTATATCACTCACAGTCACCAGAAGCTTACTTTGCTCACACCCCTGGTCTGAAAATAGTGGTGCCGCGTAACCCTTATCAAGCAAAAGGCTTATTACGTGCCTGCATCAAAGACGATAACCCAGTGTTATTCTTCGAGCCGAAGCGTTTATACCGTGCCTCAGTAGGGGAAGTGCCAGAAGAAGATTACAGCATTGAAATAGGCAAGGCCGAGGTCATCTCAGAAGGTAAAGACATTACTTTGCTGGCCTGGGGCGCACAAATGGAGATCATCGAGCAGGCAGCGAAAAAAGCCGAAGAAGCTGGCATTAGCTGTGAAGTGATTGACTTGCGTAGTATCTTGCCATGGGATGTTGACACGGTTGCACAATCGGTGATTAAAACCGGTCGCCTAGTGGTCAGCCACGAAGCGCCAATCACCAATGGCTTTGGTGCTGAGATTGCTGCCACTATCCAAAAAGAGTGTTTCTTACATTTAGAATCACCAATTGAGCGAGTATGTGGTTTGGATACCCCTTACCCATTGGCACTGGAAAAAGAATACGTTCCAGATGCCCATAAAGTATTTGCAGCAATCAAACGTTCAATGGAGTTTTAA
- a CDS encoding CsiV family protein, translated as MRIIKSLALLSAAVLSTSAHAIRWFEVEIIAFKQAPSYSIKEDFSIEPEALTERNRLNLLLEGFNHTGYELCLQGRARFQDRSFIRTLTQGKSSPWCEPSRDYVSLFDTLPLSPSVEPQEHMDSIYLLDKSQLQFQDKLAQLQRKDLQPLLHTGWRFPEQSKRRAPNVVIVAGEQYKQPASITAAINREPLGSLLSPYISEETRAAPEFELQGLIKIHVRHYLYVTTDLDLKYEDEGKLRTARMSQYTRVYSGDIHYLDHPKIGVIFQIRKYKH; from the coding sequence ATGAGAATAATAAAAAGCCTAGCGTTGTTGAGTGCGGCTGTACTGAGTACATCCGCCCATGCAATTCGCTGGTTTGAAGTGGAAATAATCGCCTTTAAGCAAGCACCTAGTTACAGCATCAAAGAAGATTTTAGCATCGAACCTGAAGCACTAACTGAGCGTAACCGGCTCAACTTATTGTTAGAGGGATTTAATCACACCGGTTATGAACTGTGTTTGCAAGGCCGTGCTCGATTTCAGGACCGTTCTTTTATCCGCACGTTAACTCAGGGGAAAAGCTCCCCTTGGTGTGAGCCTAGCCGCGATTATGTCAGCCTATTTGATACTCTGCCTCTGAGCCCCAGTGTTGAGCCGCAAGAGCACATGGATTCCATCTACTTGCTGGATAAAAGCCAATTACAATTTCAAGACAAACTAGCCCAATTGCAACGCAAAGATTTACAGCCGCTGCTTCATACTGGCTGGCGTTTTCCAGAGCAGAGTAAACGTCGTGCACCCAATGTTGTTATTGTTGCAGGTGAGCAATATAAGCAGCCTGCCAGCATCACGGCAGCGATTAATCGCGAGCCACTGGGTTCCCTGCTTTCCCCTTATATCAGCGAGGAAACACGAGCCGCTCCAGAATTTGAACTGCAAGGATTGATTAAAATCCATGTGCGACATTATCTCTATGTCACCACGGATCTCGATTTAAAGTACGAGGATGAAGGTAAGCTTCGTACTGCTCGAATGTCACAGTATACTCGTGTATACAGTGGTGATATTCATTACTTAGATCACCCAAAAATAGGGGTGATTTTCCAAATAAGAAAATATAAGCATTAG
- a CDS encoding dihydrolipoyllysine-residue acetyltransferase, translated as MAKEFILPDIGEGIVECEIVEWLVAVGDEVKEDQPICDVMTDKALVQIPAVHDGVITQLHYQKGEIAKVHEPLFAMDVAGEASAEVEQSASQESAASNVNSGSVLEDFILPDIGEGIVECEIVEWLVAEGDEIKEDQPVCDVMTDKALVQIPAKYDGIVEKLYYQKGEIAEVHSPLFQMKLASSHSGKATDPIADVHKPQESKAQAKPENNDSDNSQRQLPKSGKAIASPAVRRKAREVGVDLSQVPGSGKNGRVYKEDIDHFLQSDNKAQSSEHSAAAEAQATQTPVSQGGTRVEPLRGMKAAMAKQMVASVSTIPHFTYCDEIDLTELIELRLALKEQYAKQGIKLTMMPFFIKALSLAINEFPILNAKVNDDCTEVTYYDDHNIGMAVDSKLGLLVPNIKSCQNKSIVDVAQSVTELTDAAREGRVSPDALKGGTISISNIGALGGTVATPIINKPEVAIVALGKVQKLPRFDQQGNVVSRSIMQVSWSGDHRIIDGGTIARFNNLWKSFLEEPAKMMMAMR; from the coding sequence ATGGCAAAAGAATTTATTTTACCGGATATCGGCGAAGGCATCGTTGAATGTGAGATTGTCGAATGGCTCGTTGCAGTAGGTGATGAAGTAAAAGAAGATCAGCCAATTTGTGATGTCATGACCGACAAAGCGTTAGTACAGATCCCAGCAGTACATGACGGCGTGATCACCCAGCTTCATTATCAAAAAGGTGAAATAGCCAAGGTGCATGAGCCTTTGTTTGCGATGGATGTGGCAGGTGAAGCAAGCGCTGAAGTAGAGCAGTCAGCAAGCCAAGAGTCTGCCGCCTCTAATGTCAATTCTGGATCAGTATTGGAAGACTTCATTTTACCCGATATTGGCGAAGGCATTGTGGAATGTGAGATTGTCGAGTGGCTGGTTGCAGAAGGCGATGAGATCAAAGAAGATCAGCCAGTCTGTGACGTAATGACTGACAAAGCATTAGTGCAAATACCAGCTAAATACGATGGTATAGTAGAAAAATTATACTATCAAAAAGGCGAAATCGCTGAAGTACACAGTCCACTATTCCAGATGAAGCTGGCTTCAAGTCATAGTGGCAAAGCCACCGATCCCATTGCTGATGTGCATAAGCCACAAGAAAGCAAAGCACAAGCTAAGCCGGAAAACAATGATAGTGATAACAGTCAGCGTCAGTTACCTAAGTCAGGTAAAGCCATTGCTTCTCCGGCAGTAAGACGCAAAGCACGTGAAGTCGGTGTTGATTTATCGCAAGTACCAGGCTCGGGCAAAAATGGCCGCGTGTACAAAGAAGACATTGATCACTTCTTGCAAAGTGACAACAAAGCTCAAAGCAGTGAACACTCTGCAGCAGCTGAAGCGCAAGCAACTCAAACACCAGTGTCACAAGGCGGCACGCGTGTTGAACCTCTGCGCGGTATGAAAGCGGCAATGGCAAAACAAATGGTGGCATCTGTCTCTACCATTCCACACTTTACCTATTGTGATGAGATTGACCTGACTGAGTTAATTGAACTGCGTTTAGCACTGAAAGAGCAATATGCTAAGCAGGGCATTAAGCTGACCATGATGCCATTTTTTATTAAGGCGTTATCTTTGGCCATTAATGAATTTCCAATTCTTAATGCCAAGGTCAATGATGATTGCACTGAAGTGACGTATTATGACGATCACAATATTGGCATGGCCGTAGACAGTAAATTAGGTTTATTGGTGCCAAATATTAAATCGTGCCAAAACAAGTCGATTGTTGATGTTGCGCAATCGGTTACTGAACTGACGGATGCCGCAAGAGAAGGCCGTGTTTCACCGGACGCGTTGAAAGGAGGCACGATCTCTATCTCTAACATTGGGGCACTAGGTGGTACGGTAGCAACGCCAATTATTAACAAGCCAGAAGTGGCCATTGTGGCATTAGGTAAGGTACAAAAGCTTCCTCGCTTTGATCAGCAAGGTAACGTGGTTTCTCGATCCATCATGCAAGTAAGTTGGTCTGGTGATCATCGTATTATTGATGGTGGCACCATTGCACGCTTCAATAACCTTTGGAAATCCTTCCTAGAGGAACCGGCTAAAATGATGATGGCCATGCGCTAA
- a CDS encoding DUF3862 domain-containing protein, whose translation MKKLITAAALLTLVGCSKVNLENYNKLEVGMDKTEVEKILGSADKCEEKTLHTNCIWGSEEKNITVTLLSNKVTIYSKKGLQ comes from the coding sequence ATGAAAAAATTAATCACAGCTGCAGCCCTTTTAACTCTTGTTGGTTGTTCAAAAGTAAACTTAGAGAACTACAACAAATTAGAAGTGGGAATGGATAAAACCGAAGTAGAAAAAATCCTTGGCAGTGCAGACAAGTGCGAAGAGAAAACACTTCATACTAACTGCATCTGGGGCAGTGAAGAGAAAAATATCACCGTGACGTTATTATCCAATAAGGTGACGATTTATTCGAAAAAAGGTTTACAATAA
- a CDS encoding thiamine pyrophosphate-dependent dehydrogenase E1 component subunit alpha translates to MTNPNNISLNISHALEFIDGHALNIPTLKILSDQGEVLDGATAPEIDKETALRIYATMRFIRLLDERMQGAQRQGRISFYMQCLGEEAAVTASTAALKEDDMIMAQYREQAAIHYRGFSLEQFMNQLFSNEKDLGKGRQMPVHYGSKDLHYLTISSPLGTQIPQATGYAYGQKLKHVDKESGELNSEIDNVTICYFGEGAASEGDFHAGLNMAAVHGAPVIFYARNNGYAISTPADEQFKGDGIAARGVGYGIKTIRVDGADALAVYAATQAARKIAVENGEPVMIESIAYRLGAHSTSDDPSGYRTKDEEAEFKSNCPVNRFKLWLLNQGWLDEKEDEAEKEKIREDILAALKVAEKVQKPALEDLVSDVYDEPIPALQKQYEELKSHIKAYPDAYPVTAGRIK, encoded by the coding sequence ATGACTAACCCCAATAATATATCGCTAAATATCAGCCATGCGCTGGAATTTATTGATGGTCATGCACTCAATATCCCTACGTTAAAGATTTTAAGTGACCAAGGCGAAGTGCTTGATGGTGCAACGGCACCTGAAATAGATAAAGAAACGGCGCTAAGAATTTACGCCACCATGCGTTTTATCCGATTGTTAGATGAACGAATGCAGGGCGCTCAGCGTCAAGGGCGGATCAGCTTCTATATGCAATGCCTTGGCGAAGAAGCTGCGGTAACGGCAAGTACGGCAGCGTTAAAAGAAGATGACATGATAATGGCACAGTACCGTGAGCAAGCGGCGATTCATTATCGTGGCTTTTCATTAGAGCAGTTTATGAATCAACTGTTCTCTAATGAGAAAGATTTAGGTAAAGGCCGCCAAATGCCGGTGCATTATGGTTCTAAAGACCTTCACTACCTGACTATTTCATCGCCATTGGGTACTCAGATCCCACAAGCGACAGGCTATGCCTATGGCCAAAAACTGAAGCACGTTGATAAAGAGTCGGGTGAACTTAACTCTGAAATTGATAACGTCACCATTTGCTACTTTGGTGAAGGCGCAGCATCGGAAGGGGACTTTCATGCCGGCCTAAACATGGCCGCGGTTCACGGTGCACCAGTGATTTTTTACGCTCGTAATAATGGTTATGCGATTTCGACGCCTGCTGATGAACAATTTAAAGGCGATGGCATTGCCGCTCGCGGAGTTGGCTATGGCATTAAAACCATTCGTGTTGATGGCGCTGACGCCCTAGCGGTGTACGCAGCGACTCAAGCTGCACGAAAAATCGCGGTTGAAAATGGTGAGCCGGTGATGATTGAATCCATCGCTTACCGTTTAGGGGCGCACTCAACATCAGACGACCCATCGGGCTACCGTACTAAAGACGAAGAGGCGGAATTTAAATCAAATTGTCCTGTTAATCGCTTTAAACTTTGGTTACTAAACCAAGGTTGGCTTGATGAAAAAGAAGACGAAGCGGAAAAAGAGAAGATCCGTGAAGACATTCTTGCAGCACTGAAAGTAGCTGAAAAAGTGCAAAAGCCGGCATTAGAAGATTTAGTATCGGATGTGTATGACGAGCCTATCCCTGCGTTGCAAAAGCAATACGAAGAACTCAAATCACACATCAAAGCATACCCAGATGCTTATCCAGTGACGGCAGGGAGAATCAAATAA